One window of the Pseudarthrobacter sp. ATCC 49987 genome contains the following:
- a CDS encoding Lrp/AsnC family transcriptional regulator, with protein MELSEEDLQLINALQIAPRISWSDAARILGAHATTLAARWDRLKASGAAWSTAHLMGDPKQMCLALVEVDCEMKLRGDVTAALAAIPEVVTVEEAASNRDLMLTVITPTLSHFSDKVMPQFREIPGLTKYQTSLCTRLHAGGYAWRLNVLDKSQKTALQALAGPEAAGPAPAGNQGAPLPRSHLDLIPFLARDGRAAAADIARALGRSPATVQRQLNRVLASQVLSFRCEIAQKYSGYPVTCQWFANVPPGQHETAAAELRSFRNIRLSASTTGRTNFVILMWLHSLADVMNAEQALQLRIPGIELVESVVVLNTAKRVGWMLNPDSTATGVVVVPAAELAPTA; from the coding sequence GTGGAACTCAGTGAGGAAGACCTCCAGCTCATCAACGCGTTGCAGATCGCGCCGCGGATCAGCTGGTCGGATGCCGCCCGTATCCTGGGTGCCCACGCCACCACCCTGGCTGCCCGCTGGGACCGGCTCAAGGCCTCCGGAGCCGCCTGGAGTACGGCTCATCTGATGGGAGATCCGAAGCAGATGTGCCTGGCGCTCGTGGAGGTGGACTGCGAGATGAAGCTGCGCGGCGACGTCACGGCCGCGCTTGCGGCCATCCCTGAAGTGGTCACGGTGGAGGAGGCTGCCAGCAACCGTGACCTCATGCTGACGGTCATCACGCCCACCCTGTCCCACTTCAGCGACAAGGTGATGCCACAGTTCCGGGAGATCCCTGGCCTCACTAAATACCAAACGTCGCTGTGCACCCGACTGCACGCCGGCGGCTACGCGTGGCGGCTGAACGTCCTGGACAAGTCGCAGAAGACCGCGCTTCAGGCGCTGGCGGGTCCCGAGGCCGCTGGTCCGGCGCCCGCCGGAAACCAGGGTGCGCCGCTGCCCCGGAGCCACCTGGACCTGATCCCGTTCCTGGCAAGGGATGGGCGGGCGGCAGCCGCGGACATTGCCCGCGCCCTGGGACGCAGCCCGGCCACGGTCCAACGGCAGCTGAACCGTGTGCTGGCGAGCCAGGTGCTCTCTTTCCGGTGCGAAATTGCGCAAAAATACTCGGGATATCCGGTGACCTGCCAGTGGTTCGCCAACGTGCCTCCCGGCCAGCATGAGACCGCCGCTGCCGAGCTGCGCAGCTTCCGGAACATCCGGCTCAGCGCGTCCACCACGGGCCGCACCAACTTCGTGATCCTGATGTGGCTGCATTCCCTGGCGGACGTCATGAATGCAGAACAGGCGCTCCAGCTGCGGATTCCCGGAATCGAGCTCGTCGAAAGTGTTGTGGTGCTCAATACCGCCAAACGGGTCGGCTGGATGCTGAACCCGGACTCGACGGCGACTGGCGTCGTCGTCGTGCCGGCTGCCGAGCTGGCGCCGACGGCCTAA
- a CDS encoding M20 metallopeptidase family protein, which yields MTVTADARELHSHITRLRHELHQEPEIGLHLPRTQEKVLKALDGLPYEITLGESTTSVTAVLRGGAPHTSADKPVVLLRADMDGLPVQERTGVDYSSRVDGAMHACGHDLHTSMLAGAATLLAERREHLAGDVVLMFQPGEEGYDGAGHMIREGVLDAAGRRADAAYGMHVFSSLEPHGQFATKAGVMLSASDGLFVTILGAGGHGSAPHAAKDPVTAAAEMVTALQVMITRQFNMFDPVVLTVGVLHAGTTRSVIPESARIEATVRTFSHASRERMMSAVPTLLKGIAHAHGLEVDVEYRGEYPLSITDENETLTAEKTIQDLFGDSRLTRWATPLSGSEDFSRVMEEVPGTFIGLSAVAPEADHTATAFNHSPYAAFDDGVLADGAALYAELAIARIAALAAGNPISLAS from the coding sequence ATGACGGTCACCGCCGATGCCAGGGAACTGCACAGCCACATCACCCGGCTGCGCCACGAGCTGCACCAGGAACCGGAGATCGGCCTTCACCTCCCCCGCACCCAGGAGAAAGTCCTCAAAGCCCTCGACGGACTGCCGTACGAAATCACCCTCGGCGAGAGCACGACGTCGGTCACCGCGGTGCTGCGGGGCGGTGCGCCGCACACTTCGGCCGACAAGCCCGTTGTCCTGCTGCGCGCGGACATGGACGGCCTCCCGGTCCAGGAGCGCACCGGCGTCGACTACTCCTCCAGGGTCGACGGCGCCATGCACGCCTGCGGCCACGATCTCCACACCTCGATGCTGGCCGGGGCCGCCACCCTGCTGGCCGAACGCCGTGAGCACCTGGCCGGCGACGTCGTCCTGATGTTCCAGCCTGGCGAGGAGGGTTACGACGGCGCCGGGCACATGATCCGCGAGGGGGTTCTGGATGCCGCGGGCCGGCGTGCGGACGCCGCCTACGGCATGCACGTCTTCTCCTCCCTGGAACCGCACGGCCAGTTCGCGACCAAGGCGGGCGTGATGCTGAGCGCCTCGGACGGGCTGTTCGTCACGATCCTCGGCGCGGGCGGCCACGGCTCAGCCCCGCACGCGGCCAAGGACCCCGTCACCGCCGCCGCCGAGATGGTGACCGCGCTGCAGGTCATGATCACGCGGCAGTTCAACATGTTCGATCCCGTAGTCCTGACCGTCGGCGTCCTGCACGCCGGAACCACACGCAGCGTCATCCCCGAATCAGCGCGCATCGAAGCGACCGTCCGCACGTTCTCCCACGCCTCCCGCGAACGGATGATGTCCGCCGTCCCCACCCTCCTGAAGGGCATCGCCCACGCCCACGGCCTGGAGGTCGACGTCGAATACCGCGGGGAATATCCGCTGAGCATCACGGACGAAAACGAAACCCTCACCGCGGAGAAAACCATCCAGGACCTGTTCGGAGATTCCAGGCTGACCCGTTGGGCCACCCCCCTGAGCGGATCCGAGGACTTCTCCAGGGTGATGGAAGAAGTGCCCGGGACATTCATCGGGCTCAGCGCCGTCGCCCCGGAGGCGGACCACACCGCCACCGCGTTCAACCACTCCCCCTACGCCGCGTTCGACGACGGCGTCCTCGCCGACGGTGCCGCGCTCTACGCGGAGCTCGCCATTGCCCGCATCGCAGCGCTGGCCGCCGGCAACCCCATTTCGCTCGCTTCCTAG
- a CDS encoding MFS transporter has product MTTIANPQPATRAATRKTLLGTGIGNAVEWYDWAIYATFTPFIASQLFSKADPASAVLATLAIFAVGFVARPVGGFLFGWIGDRMGRKTSMTLAVGLASLGSLMIGVAPSFASVGVWASLTLLVARLIQGLAHGGELPSSQTYLSEVAPKEKRGLWATLIYTSGTVGILAGTLLGAILNMTLSAGAMNTWGWRVPFLVGAVLGLYALIMRSKLHETAAFEGETASEKRAPIWPQILKHRKQALQVIGLTVGLTVIYYIWGVVAPSYAATVLKIDRGETLWASVVANIVFIVALPFWGKLSDRIGRKKVLWAGATGSAVMHFPMTWLLKDSAWQLAVGMSVMLIFIAASAAIVPAVYAELFPTSIRTIGVGVPYSICVAVFGGTAPYLQTWLGTIGLANVFNVYAVTLLLVSALFVFTIPETKGKDLTH; this is encoded by the coding sequence ATGACCACCATCGCTAACCCGCAGCCCGCCACCCGGGCGGCCACGCGGAAGACCCTCCTCGGTACGGGCATCGGGAACGCCGTCGAATGGTACGACTGGGCCATTTACGCCACGTTCACGCCCTTCATCGCCAGCCAGCTGTTCAGCAAAGCGGATCCCGCCTCGGCGGTGCTGGCAACGCTGGCGATCTTCGCCGTAGGTTTCGTGGCCCGGCCGGTAGGTGGATTCCTGTTCGGCTGGATCGGCGACCGCATGGGCCGCAAGACCTCCATGACGCTCGCCGTCGGCCTCGCCTCGCTGGGCAGCCTCATGATCGGCGTCGCGCCGTCCTTCGCCAGCGTCGGAGTCTGGGCGTCCCTGACGCTCCTGGTGGCCCGTCTCATCCAGGGCCTGGCCCACGGCGGCGAGCTGCCGTCGTCGCAGACGTATCTCTCCGAAGTGGCCCCGAAAGAGAAGCGCGGCCTGTGGGCCACCTTGATCTACACCTCGGGCACGGTGGGAATCCTGGCCGGTACGCTGCTGGGCGCCATCCTCAACATGACCCTGAGCGCCGGCGCCATGAACACCTGGGGCTGGCGCGTTCCCTTCCTGGTCGGCGCCGTCCTGGGCCTGTACGCCTTGATCATGCGCTCCAAGCTGCACGAGACCGCAGCCTTCGAGGGCGAGACGGCCTCCGAGAAGCGCGCCCCGATCTGGCCGCAGATCCTGAAGCACCGCAAGCAGGCCCTCCAGGTCATCGGGCTGACGGTTGGCCTCACGGTGATCTACTACATCTGGGGCGTCGTGGCACCGAGCTACGCTGCCACCGTTCTGAAGATCGACCGCGGTGAAACCCTCTGGGCCAGCGTGGTCGCTAACATCGTGTTCATTGTTGCCCTGCCCTTTTGGGGCAAACTCTCCGACCGGATCGGTCGCAAGAAGGTGCTCTGGGCCGGAGCCACCGGGAGCGCCGTCATGCACTTCCCGATGACGTGGCTGCTGAAGGATTCGGCCTGGCAGCTCGCCGTGGGCATGTCCGTCATGCTGATCTTCATCGCCGCCAGCGCCGCGATCGTTCCGGCCGTCTACGCGGAGCTGTTTCCCACCAGCATCCGGACAATCGGCGTCGGTGTCCCGTATTCCATCTGCGTGGCAGTGTTCGGCGGGACCGCCCCGTACCTGCAGACCTGGCTCGGCACCATCGGACTAGCCAACGTGTTCAACGTGTATGCCGTCACGCTCCTGCTCGTCAGCGCGCTGTTCGTCTTCACCATTCCGGAGACCAAGGGCAAGGACCTGACGCACTAG
- the arfB gene encoding alternative ribosome rescue aminoacyl-tRNA hydrolase ArfB encodes MDLEVSPALTIPASELRWRFSRSSGPGGQHVNTSDSRAELSWNVADSAALSDDQRLMLLTRLGRRLVAGVITVTASERRSQLRNRETALAKLADLVAEGLAPEAAPRRATKPTRGSNRRRLAAKEQRSATKRQRQRPSAE; translated from the coding sequence ATGGATCTGGAGGTGTCGCCCGCGCTCACGATTCCCGCGTCGGAACTCCGCTGGCGGTTCTCGCGTTCCTCCGGGCCAGGCGGTCAGCACGTCAACACCTCGGACAGCCGCGCCGAACTCTCGTGGAACGTCGCCGACTCCGCGGCGCTTTCGGATGACCAGCGGCTGATGCTGCTCACGCGTCTCGGACGGCGCCTGGTCGCCGGGGTGATCACCGTGACCGCCTCGGAGCGGCGCTCCCAGCTGCGCAACCGCGAGACCGCCCTGGCCAAGCTCGCCGACCTCGTGGCGGAAGGTCTTGCCCCCGAGGCTGCTCCCCGCCGGGCGACCAAACCCACCCGGGGCTCGAACCGCCGGCGCCTCGCCGCAAAGGAACAGCGTTCGGCGACGAAACGGCAACGACAGCGGCCGTCCGCCGAGTAG
- a CDS encoding tetratricopeptide repeat protein, giving the protein MTTDEWERRIAAFWTAFEASPSDNDGIVDELDELAAVSPAGDGRGDFERACIRDSTGRTADAVPFYKAGLAAGLDPVRQTRTCVQMASSQRALGHADEALAILAHADPHALGGAPSAVRALALRDAGRHDEALRVALEALIPHLPRYQRSMANYARLLTDS; this is encoded by the coding sequence ATGACAACTGACGAGTGGGAACGCCGAATCGCCGCTTTCTGGACGGCGTTCGAGGCATCACCGAGCGATAACGACGGGATCGTCGACGAACTGGACGAACTCGCAGCCGTCTCGCCGGCAGGCGACGGCCGGGGAGATTTCGAACGCGCTTGTATCCGCGACTCAACCGGGCGGACTGCTGACGCCGTTCCCTTCTACAAGGCGGGGCTCGCTGCCGGGCTCGACCCCGTCAGGCAGACACGCACCTGCGTGCAGATGGCCAGCTCGCAGCGGGCGCTCGGACACGCTGACGAGGCCTTGGCGATTCTCGCGCACGCCGATCCGCATGCCTTGGGCGGGGCACCCAGCGCCGTGCGGGCCCTGGCACTCCGGGACGCCGGCCGGCACGACGAGGCGCTCCGCGTCGCGCTAGAAGCTCTCATTCCGCATCTGCCCCGGTACCAGCGCTCCATGGCGAACTACGCGAGACTTTTGACGGACAGCTAG
- a CDS encoding alpha/beta hydrolase: MGSPGISRRSLLGLGAVAAASIAGCAGGTTSSPTPPVAMRTGSFTSRFRPQEPTGWSLAVPGTPDGSTSGSLPVALFLHGTNSDHRMVFDDLGGDRLLARHVAGGGTPFAIAAVDGGETWWHRRASGTDTQSMVVEEFLPLLAGQGLDAGRVAVFGLSMGGFGALLLAAQHRLPGLRAVAAMSPAVWSLYDAGRSDNFDSAADFAANDIFALRAELETLPKRIDCGTSDNLLFSVQDYVKDLPGEHSGGFQDGGHDSNYWRSILPDVLSFLGRNLA, encoded by the coding sequence ATGGGATCGCCCGGAATTTCCCGACGAAGCCTGCTGGGGCTCGGCGCCGTGGCAGCGGCGTCGATCGCGGGATGCGCCGGCGGGACCACATCCAGCCCCACCCCACCCGTAGCCATGCGCACCGGCAGCTTCACGTCACGGTTCCGCCCGCAGGAACCCACCGGCTGGTCCCTCGCCGTACCGGGCACGCCCGACGGCAGCACTTCCGGCTCCCTGCCCGTGGCCCTCTTCCTGCACGGAACAAACTCGGACCACCGCATGGTGTTCGACGACCTCGGCGGTGACCGGCTCCTGGCACGGCACGTGGCCGGCGGCGGAACGCCCTTCGCGATCGCGGCTGTGGACGGAGGCGAAACCTGGTGGCACCGCCGCGCGTCAGGCACAGACACGCAGTCCATGGTGGTGGAGGAATTCCTCCCCTTGCTGGCCGGCCAGGGGCTCGACGCCGGCAGGGTGGCAGTCTTCGGCCTGTCGATGGGCGGTTTCGGCGCCCTGCTCCTCGCCGCCCAGCACCGCCTGCCCGGTCTCCGCGCCGTGGCCGCCATGAGCCCCGCCGTCTGGAGCCTGTACGACGCCGGCCGGTCCGACAACTTTGACAGCGCCGCGGACTTTGCCGCCAACGACATCTTTGCCCTGCGGGCGGAGCTGGAGACACTGCCGAAGAGAATTGACTGTGGAACCTCCGACAACCTGCTCTTCAGCGTGCAGGACTACGTGAAGGACCTGCCTGGGGAACATTCGGGAGGATTCCAGGACGGCGGCCACGACAGCAATTACTGGCGCTCCATCCTCCCGGATGTCCTCTCGTTCCTGGGCCGGAACCTGGCCTAG